A genomic region of Bactrocera dorsalis isolate Fly_Bdor chromosome 3, ASM2337382v1, whole genome shotgun sequence contains the following coding sequences:
- the LOC105228387 gene encoding trypsin encodes MFTSLVCRLLLVISAFATNTYADGIEGGVATTIKAHPYLVSIQGTDGTRVCVGALISSNIVVTAAQCLTFYDSSQLVVAVNNGGRVVKIAASTFDIKFDPETNAYDVALLKLAESVNLGTINVASKLPSTGTSGVVSGWDANNNLVDITVSVISRKDCVSGKYRYSKDDVLKSMVCGLAKSSNACGAVGGSPLVVNNELVGLASWGNGCGNKGNPAIYTDIPSVKSWITKTAKTL; translated from the coding sequence ATGTTTACTTCGTTAGTTTGTCGTTTGTTGCTGGTGATTTCAGCGTTCGCCACTAATACGTACGCCGATGGAATTGAAGGTGGCGTAGCCACTACAATTAAGGCACACCCTTATCTCGTCTCCATACAGGGAACCGATGGCACACGCGTCTGCGTTGGCGCTCTAATCAGTTCCAATATTGTGGTTACTGCTGCACAGTGTTTGACTTTCTACGATAGTTCCCAATTGGTCGTGGCCGTCAATAACGGTGGTCGAGTAGTAAAAATTGCCGCCAGTACTTTCGATATAAAATTCGATCCAGAAACTAATGCCTATGATGTGGCCCTTCTGAAGTTGGCAGAGTCCGTGAATTTAGGTACTATTAATGTAGCGAGCAAATTGCCGAGTACAGGTACTAGTGGCGTAGTCAGCGGTTGGGATGCAAACAATAACTTGGTAGACATAACTGTGAGTGTCATAAGCCGCAAGGATTGCGTGTCTGGAAAGTACCGTTATAGCAAGGACGATGTATTGAAGAGTATGGTTTGCGGCCTGGCTAAGAGTAGCAATGCTTGTGGCGCAGTAGGCGGTAGTCCTTTGGTTGTAAACAATGAATTGGTCGGTTTGGCTTCTTGGGGTAACGGCTGTGGTAACAAAGGTAATCCAGCTATTTATACTGATATACCATCTGTAAAATCATGGATTACAAAAACTGCTAAGACATTGTAA